Proteins encoded by one window of Lepeophtheirus salmonis chromosome 3, UVic_Lsal_1.4, whole genome shotgun sequence:
- the LOC121115377 gene encoding uncharacterized protein has translation MAKKPDKFGIKFWLSVDASSKYLVNGFPYLRKDSQRPANKSLSEYVVMKLMEPYLSKGRNVTTDNLFTSLSLANELQKNTILGTMNRAHKEIPPELKATNVKVLDVRKRLPESIQYYNETKYGVDILDQMARLYSTKMSSRRLPLQVFYNILDFAGINAVILYIEVTGKKITRRQLLNNLITELIREDDESKDDIEENNQLFQSQSNCSTKNKSWCTVNCTRKSRRLASKTCCKCKRFVCKPCIGTEKTIVTCKKC, from the exons ATGGCTAAAAAGCctgataaatttggtataaaattttggttatcaGTTGATGCATCGTCCAAATACTTGGTAAATGGATTTCCTTACTTGAGAAAAGATTCTCAAAGACcagcaaataaatctttatcagaATATGTCGTAATGAAGCTAATGGAACCATATTTGAGTAAAGGGAGGAATGTTACAACAGATAATTTATTTACGTCATTGTCTCTTGCAAATGAACTtcagaaaaatactattttaggaACTATGAATCGTGCTCACAAAGAAATACCTCCTGAACTAAAAGCTACCAA TGTTAAAGTTTTAGATGTAAGAAAAAGGTTACCAGAATCAATccagtattataatgaaactaagtATGGAGTTGATATTCTAGATCAAATGGCAAGACTTTATTCCACCAAAATGTCCTCTCGCCGATTGCCTTTACaggttttttataatattttggattttgctggTATAAATGCTGTTATCTTATACATAGAAGTGactggtaagaaaataactcgtcgccagttattgaataatttaattaccgAACTTATCCGTGAAGATGATGAATCAAAGGatgatatagaagaaaataatcaattatttcaatcacaATCAAACTGTTCGACTAAAAATAAAAGCTGGTGTACAGTcaattgtacaagaaaatcaCGGCGCTTAGCAAGCAAAACCTGTTGTAAATGTAAGAGATTCGTATGCAAGCCTTGTATTGGTACTGAAAAAACAAtcgtaacttgtaaaaaatgctaa
- the LOC121115207 gene encoding uncharacterized protein: MSFNLEIFQSPWEKREIVFHSSSSSSSSENSEDEDRQQRKSKEYEEDMETEGNNLIKKGTDKSFSKIPEESGFCYAVEGQKKKKVFNADGKRNNIVFGNDLLMDKKVGAYIDTSRAVDNALDIKSVMRKQRKNAKYKKSKGGVFIEEEESELCGIVPYIQRAKNQYNRGNFDSAISYLNAAIKFGTEELQRSQIKALENEDIIQARILRAKCYIKTGKTKESLKEAERILKAQKKNPEAVFIKAESYYFQSKFEKALLYYHQGNRLRTPLYTEKFRLGIAKAINAIMESISILDDPGTTIRKKDLTKSTFKSRVELVKKFNKFNRMDLDYSTSKNTIDFAGSVLAANEIKQKEKKPMQRSKSDMRLDSFKDKKNINAIDRDLNRLQIEHDFLESICQAITPKEEEISEKDTRKNRYSKKKVKALPKPKSKLLEYTHETMGFIDKRKRFWASLSVNKNITTNVSKDHQHQN; encoded by the exons ATGTCTTTcaatttggaaatatttcaaaGCCCATGGGAAAAAAGGGAGATCGTATTTCATTCATCATCGTCTTCTTCATCATCGGAAAATTCTGAAGATGAAGATCGTCAACAAAGAAAAAGTAAGGAGTACGAAGAAGATATGGAGACGGAAGGAAACAATTTG ataaaaaaaggaacagATAAGTCTTTTTCCAAGATTCCAGAGGAATCGGGCTTTTGTTATGCAGTGGAagggcaaaaaaagaagaaagttttCAATGCAGATGGTAAAAGGAATAACATAGTATTTGGGAATGATTTACTCATGGACAAAAAGGTTGGAGCATACATTGATACCAGTAGGGCCGTAGATAATGCATTGGACATCAAATCAGTGATGAGGAAACAAAGAAAGAAtgctaaatataaaaagagcAAAGGAG gtGTTTTTATTGAAGAAGAGGAGAGTGAATTATGTGGGATAGTTCCATACATTCAACGAGCTAAGAATCAATATAATCGAGGAAATTTTGACTCTGCCATCAG ctatttgaaTGCTGCTATCAAATTTGGTACAGAGGAATTGCAGCGTTCACAAATCAAGGCCTTAGAAAATGAAGATATCATACAGGCTCGAATCTTACGAGCAAAGTGTTACATAAAAACAGGAAAAACAAAAGAGTCCTTAAAAGAAGCTGAAAGAATATTAAAAGCTCAAAAGAAAAATCCGGAAGCAGTTTTTATCAAAGCTGAAAGTTACTATTTTCAgtcaaaa TTTGAAAAAGCGCTCTTATACTATCATCAAGGTAACAGACTACGAACTCCACTGTACACCGAAAAGTTTCGATTAGGTATAGCCAAAGCAATCAATGCAATAATGGAGAGTATAAGTATTTTAGATGATCCAGGGACAACCATTCGGAAAAAGGATTTAACTAAATCAACTTTTAAGAGTCGAGTGGAGCttgtcaaaaagtttaataaattcaatagaATGGATTTGGACTACTCCACTTCAAAAAACACCATTGACTTTGCTGGTTCAGTG tTGGCTGcaaatgaaattaaacaaaaagaaaagaaacccaTGCAACGAAGTAAGTCCGATATGAGGCTTGACTcattcaaagataaaaaaaatatcaatgccaTCGATCGGGATTTAAACAGACTACAGATTGAGCATGATTTCTTAGAAAGTATTTGTCAAGCCATCACGCCAAAGGAAGAAGAAATATCCGAGAAGGATACTCGTAAGAATCGATATTCTAAGAAGAAAGTAAAGGCTCTTCCCAAACCCAAATCTAAGTTATTAGAATATACTCATGAAACCATGGGATTCATTGATAAACGAAAGCGATTTTGGGCTTCCTTATccgttaataaaaatatcacaacGAATGTGTCGAAGGATCATCAACATCAGAATTGA
- the LOC121115208 gene encoding CTD small phosphatase-like protein 2, with protein sequence MTNYKRRYFSEAHKKGASKLNKHKAQISHQVSTVSKQSSKQTLICEYPNIFEIFQFLGTLPSPPLVQIPAIPPKDSTKKNTLVLDMDETLIHCVHIFEDDENEDEEPVAPPDSFFVNVQLSQQNVKRVLVKKRPYLDYFLREVSKDWEVVVFTASHPICARPILNTLDPDRSRISYRLYRDACYIASNNLGSHYYIKNLNVLGRDLNSTLLVDNSFEAFGFQLNNGLLIKTWVDDPHDTELLRVLKDLQTIGEHNMTVPEFIQKNYNYSNMMLRTNC encoded by the exons ATGACAAACTATAAACGACGCTATTTCTCCGAAGCCCATAAAAAGGGTGCATCTAAGCTGAATAAACACAAAGCACAAATTTCTCATCAAGTGTCTACAGTGTCAAAACAGTCATCAAAGCAGACTCTCATATGTGAATATccaaatatctttgaaatatttcaatttctcgGAACTCTTCCTTCACCTCCACTTGTGCAAATTCCAGCCATTCCTCCAAAAGACTCCACCAAGAAAAATACACTCGTGCTCGACATGGACGAAACCTTGATCCACTGTGTACACATTTTTGAAGACGACGAAAATGAGGATGAAGAACCAGTGGCTCCCCCGGATTCTTTCTTCGTAAATGTCCAATTATCACAACAGAATGTAAAAAGAGTCCTTGTGAAAAAAAGGCCCTATCTTGATTATTTTCTGCGTGAAGTTTCCAA GGATTGGGAAGTAGTCGTTTTTACAGCCTCTCATCCAATATGTGCACGTCCTATTCTAAATACTCTTGATCCCGATCGCTCTAGGATATCTTATCGACTCTATCGTGATGCTTGCTACATTGCTTCGAATAATTTAGGATCGCATTATTACATAAAGAATCTCAATGTTTTAGGAAGGGATCTCAACTCAACTCTCCTTGTTGACAACTCATTTGAGGCCTTTGGATTCCAATTAAACAATggtttattgataaaaacatgGGTAGATGATCCTCATGACACGGAACTTCTTAGGGTTCTGAAAGATCTCCAAACAATTGGTGAGCATAATATGACTGTTCCGGAGTTTAtacaaaagaattataattattcaaatatgatgCTTCGAACTAATTGTTAA